Proteins encoded in a region of the Dethiosulfovibrio russensis genome:
- a CDS encoding permease, whose amino-acid sequence MEDKRKFAWILGVFLLAYWLPIDSQGVRSGAVEALAMLHEYAREHVLLCLIPAFFIAGAISVFVSQQAVMKYLGGQAKKWVAYSVAAVSGTILAVCSCTVLPLFAGIYKRGAGLGPATAFLYSGPAINVLSIILTARVLGFQLGLARAAGAIIFSVLIGISMAFIFRGEEEVRQKGFAQLPDDGSERPLWKTVWHMASMVFFLVFANWAAPKVPGGVWEAVYSVKWYVAAAALLSTLVATFVWFNRDEKEEWMGSTFEYALQVLPLLFGGVLVAGFLLGRPGHEALIPSRWVASLVGGNSVGANFFASISGAFMYFATLTEVPILQGLLGSGMGQGPALALLLAGPALSLPNMLVIRSVIGTRKTVVYVGLVVVMSTIVGTIFGYIS is encoded by the coding sequence TTGGAGGATAAAAGGAAATTTGCTTGGATATTAGGGGTGTTTCTTCTTGCCTACTGGCTTCCTATCGACTCTCAGGGAGTGCGGTCTGGTGCGGTGGAGGCCTTGGCGATGCTTCACGAGTACGCCAGAGAACACGTGTTGCTATGTCTGATACCGGCTTTCTTCATCGCCGGGGCCATCTCCGTCTTCGTCAGTCAACAGGCGGTTATGAAATACCTGGGGGGTCAGGCTAAAAAATGGGTGGCCTATTCGGTAGCGGCGGTCTCCGGGACAATCCTGGCCGTGTGTTCTTGCACGGTACTGCCTCTTTTCGCCGGTATATACAAAAGAGGAGCAGGTCTCGGCCCTGCCACTGCGTTTCTGTATTCCGGACCGGCTATAAACGTGTTGTCGATCATTCTTACTGCCAGGGTCCTGGGGTTCCAGTTGGGTTTAGCTAGAGCAGCAGGAGCTATAATTTTTTCCGTGTTAATTGGAATTTCCATGGCGTTCATCTTCCGTGGTGAGGAGGAGGTGCGGCAGAAGGGTTTTGCCCAACTTCCCGACGACGGTTCCGAAAGACCCCTTTGGAAGACTGTTTGGCATATGGCCAGTATGGTGTTTTTTTTGGTCTTCGCCAACTGGGCTGCGCCGAAGGTTCCCGGAGGAGTCTGGGAGGCCGTTTATTCCGTCAAATGGTATGTAGCTGCGGCAGCCCTTCTCTCCACGTTGGTCGCGACTTTCGTGTGGTTCAACAGGGACGAAAAAGAGGAATGGATGGGGTCTACCTTTGAGTATGCCCTACAGGTATTGCCGCTTTTATTTGGCGGGGTCCTGGTTGCTGGTTTTCTACTGGGACGGCCTGGACACGAGGCTCTTATCCCTAGCAGATGGGTAGCCTCTTTGGTGGGAGGAAACTCGGTGGGGGCCAATTTCTTCGCCTCCATCTCCGGGGCCTTCATGTACTTCGCCACCTTGACGGAGGTGCCTATACTCCAGGGGCTTCTGGGGTCCGGAATGGGTCAGGGACCAGCACTAGCGCTTCTCTTGGCGGGACCTGCACTTTCGTTGCCCAATATGCTGGTCATTAGAAGCGTCATTGGCACCAGAAAGACCGTTGTCTACGTGGGGTTGGTGGTCGTCATGTCGACCATAGTGG